Proteins from a genomic interval of Kaistia defluvii:
- a CDS encoding MaoC family dehydratase, which yields MTDFYLNVGDSVTLEREVSEAVVNAFAEVSGDHSPNHVDEAAMSASAYEGRIAHGALIIAFMSTCSTMIVERVPDVRATETPVSLGYDRIRFLKPVFIGDTVRLRYAVREIDTERRRARSEISVTNQNDETVCIGEHILKWVS from the coding sequence GTGACGGATTTCTATCTGAATGTGGGTGACTCGGTGACGCTGGAGCGCGAAGTCAGCGAAGCTGTCGTCAACGCCTTCGCGGAGGTCAGCGGCGACCATTCGCCCAACCATGTCGACGAAGCCGCCATGTCGGCCTCGGCCTATGAAGGCCGCATCGCCCACGGCGCGCTGATCATCGCCTTCATGTCGACCTGTTCCACGATGATCGTCGAGCGGGTGCCGGATGTCCGCGCCACCGAGACCCCGGTTTCGCTCGGCTACGACCGGATCCGCTTCCTGAAGCCCGTTTTTATCGGCGACACCGTGCGGCTGCGCTATGCCGTCCGCGAAATCGACACCGAGCGCCGCCGTGCCCGTTCCGAAATCTCCGTCACCAACCAGAACGACGAGACCGTCTGCATCGGCGAACACATCCTGAAATGGGTGAGCTGA
- a CDS encoding CaiB/BaiF CoA transferase family protein, which produces MRHLEGIRIVSFNHFLMGPVGIQFLADLGADVIAIEPVEGAFQRKWGGANRFLDGQTMLQLTGNRNKRSLALDLKSPEGLAVAKKLVESADVVAENYRPGVMAKLGLGFEDIRKVNPGIIYAAASGFGPDGPYAKRPGQDLIVQAMSGLAAITGTQDDGPRAVGVSVVDHHGAALFAAGILAALLRRERSGEGGRVDVSLLSAALDLQMESLVCFLNGARDDDVRQTGRLSGWYYGAPYGIYSTQDSFIAISLGTLEAISEAIEIPEAERIPNSQAYERRQEAAAGIARALKKRSTAEWSVILAERGIWHSQVNDYTHLAEDPQVVHNGNFVTVPGATGSPITLVTHPVRYDGEAPGVRLPPQKLGAQTAEILAELGYDEAGVKALFQGGVVGGEQAHETAPSLVAAQ; this is translated from the coding sequence GTGCGCCATCTCGAAGGTATCCGGATCGTTAGTTTCAACCATTTCCTGATGGGGCCGGTCGGAATCCAGTTCCTGGCGGATCTCGGGGCTGACGTCATTGCGATCGAGCCCGTGGAGGGCGCGTTCCAGCGCAAATGGGGCGGCGCCAACCGCTTCCTGGACGGCCAGACCATGCTCCAGCTGACCGGCAACCGGAACAAGCGCAGCCTGGCGCTGGACCTGAAGAGCCCGGAAGGGCTGGCGGTGGCCAAGAAGCTCGTCGAGAGCGCCGATGTCGTGGCGGAGAACTACCGCCCCGGCGTCATGGCCAAGCTCGGCCTCGGCTTCGAGGATATCCGCAAGGTCAATCCGGGCATCATCTATGCGGCCGCGTCCGGCTTTGGACCGGATGGCCCTTATGCCAAGCGCCCCGGCCAGGATCTGATCGTCCAGGCAATGTCGGGTCTCGCCGCGATCACGGGAACGCAGGACGATGGACCGCGCGCCGTCGGCGTTTCGGTGGTGGATCACCATGGCGCGGCGCTGTTCGCCGCCGGCATTCTGGCGGCCCTGCTGCGGCGCGAGCGTTCCGGGGAGGGCGGCCGCGTCGATGTCAGCCTGCTCAGCGCCGCGCTCGATCTACAGATGGAATCGCTGGTCTGCTTCCTCAATGGGGCGCGCGACGACGATGTGCGCCAGACCGGCCGTCTCTCGGGCTGGTACTACGGCGCCCCCTACGGGATCTATTCCACCCAAGACAGCTTCATCGCGATTTCGCTCGGGACCCTCGAGGCGATTTCCGAGGCGATCGAGATTCCCGAGGCGGAGCGCATCCCCAACAGCCAGGCCTATGAGCGGCGGCAGGAAGCGGCGGCCGGCATCGCCAGGGCGCTGAAGAAGCGCAGCACGGCGGAATGGAGCGTCATCCTGGCCGAACGCGGGATCTGGCACTCCCAAGTCAACGACTACACCCATCTCGCCGAGGACCCGCAGGTGGTCCACAACGGCAATTTCGTCACCGTCCCGGGGGCGACCGGCTCGCCGATCACCCTGGTGACCCATCCGGTCCGCTATGACGGGGAAGCGCCTGGTGTCCGGCTGCCGCCCCAGAAGCTGGGCGCCCAGACTGCCGAGATCCTGGCCGAGCTCGGCTATGACGAGGCGGGCGTCAAGGCACTTTTCCAAGGCGGCGTGGTGGGCGGCGAACAGGCTCACGAAACCGCCCCGTCGCTCGTCGCGGCGCAATGA
- a CDS encoding MaoC family dehydratase has product MKSMHAEIGDAVRFSKTVGEADVYLYAGITGDFSGNHVNDEFMKKSIYGQRIAHGALTIGFMSTASTLMIERSLSQGIDSTPVSLGYDRVRFLAPVFFGDTVNVTYTIKEVDEERRRTRSQVEVHNQKGVLVAVGEHLLKWVKNEVAETEAA; this is encoded by the coding sequence ATGAAGTCCATGCATGCAGAGATCGGCGACGCCGTCCGTTTCTCCAAGACCGTCGGCGAGGCCGATGTCTATCTCTATGCCGGCATCACCGGCGATTTCTCCGGCAACCACGTCAATGACGAGTTCATGAAGAAGTCGATCTATGGGCAGCGCATCGCCCATGGCGCGCTGACGATCGGCTTCATGTCGACTGCCTCGACGCTGATGATCGAGCGCAGCCTGTCGCAGGGGATCGACTCCACCCCGGTGTCGCTCGGCTATGACCGCGTGCGCTTCCTGGCCCCGGTGTTCTTCGGCGACACGGTCAATGTCACCTACACCATCAAGGAAGTCGACGAGGAGCGCCGGCGGACGCGCTCCCAGGTCGAGGTGCACAACCAGAAGGGCGTGCTGGTCGCGGTCGGCGAGCATCTCCTGAAGTGGGTCAAGAACGAAGTGGCCGAGACCGAGGCCGCCTAG